A genomic stretch from Sulfobacillus thermosulfidooxidans includes:
- a CDS encoding ABC transporter permease has translation MAQRIKTENLSPDLQVVIRKPFSGHASWRRDFTHSLNNRLIQLASPIALLIVWELIVLSGVVNAKFFPAPTEIVGSFWHLASSGLLYLDLKASLYRILAGFFLGAIPGLILGLLMGLFPFVRAVLEPVVSATYPIPKLALLPLFMLIFGIGNLEMILVIATGAIYLVLINTVSGVLEIPSIYWDVARDLKANWWDRFKTVALPGALPLIFTGLRLSMGMAVLLIVAAESDGANHGVGFLIWRAYDIYNIRQMYVAFVLLSLMGYLLTLVINEIEHVVVKWR, from the coding sequence ATGGCCCAAAGGATTAAGACGGAAAATCTTTCTCCGGACTTGCAAGTCGTGATCCGTAAGCCGTTTTCAGGTCATGCTTCATGGAGACGCGATTTCACGCATTCCTTGAATAATCGCCTGATCCAATTAGCTTCACCCATCGCTCTTTTGATTGTCTGGGAATTAATAGTTCTCTCTGGTGTGGTAAACGCGAAATTCTTTCCGGCACCGACCGAAATCGTCGGGTCATTTTGGCATCTGGCGAGCAGCGGATTATTATACCTTGACTTAAAAGCTAGCTTGTACCGGATATTGGCAGGGTTTTTTCTGGGTGCTATTCCCGGTTTGATTCTTGGTTTGCTGATGGGATTGTTTCCTTTCGTTCGCGCTGTTCTCGAGCCGGTGGTTTCGGCTACGTATCCCATTCCTAAGCTGGCTCTTTTACCGCTGTTTATGCTGATTTTCGGTATTGGTAATCTTGAAATGATTTTGGTGATTGCCACGGGAGCGATTTACCTGGTCTTAATTAATACGGTTTCTGGAGTGCTAGAAATCCCCTCGATATATTGGGATGTTGCCCGCGATCTCAAAGCGAACTGGTGGGATCGTTTTAAAACGGTAGCACTGCCGGGAGCGTTGCCGCTTATTTTTACGGGCCTTCGTTTATCGATGGGAATGGCTGTCCTACTGATTGTCGCGGCCGAAAGCGATGGAGCAAACCATGGTGTAGGCTTTCTCATTTGGCGAGCCTATGACATCTACAATATCCGTCAAATGTATGTCGCATTTGTCCTGTTATCGCTAATGGGATATCTCTTGACGTTAGTCATCAACGAAATTGAGCATGTCGTCGTTAAATGGCGATAA
- a CDS encoding ABC transporter substrate-binding protein — protein MRLKARSIGVVAVIGSVVTSLLAGCGQNATKNSAPAHSTVLSKTVIHFPGGNVKPLAHLTTVYVADDKDPAGAGIMLANALGYFKQLGIRVKLETFNSGADEFNSLAANQIDVARGLISAAFFNSYSQGLPVYLVADGGHNLPGRPYFALVLRKSLQGRIKTYSQLKGLKIGLVSFGNVNQLFLDRALAKGHLTNHDVHLVVVDSFSDLVTAMGNGAVDGAMLVEPDIYRATSEGIGFVFKDPTQYAPQEEASTLMFSSNFVKDTPVARRFILAYLEGVRYFDTHFVYSHQGENRVLHIISQDSGDPVSLLTHINPAGLSPYGTFSVAQVQQDENWYQQYGTVTHNVPATKLVNLSFVKWADQILGPYHYPKNPHP, from the coding sequence ATGCGGTTGAAAGCGCGCAGCATCGGCGTCGTTGCAGTGATAGGTAGTGTTGTCACCTCGTTATTAGCCGGATGTGGCCAAAATGCTACCAAGAATAGTGCACCGGCTCACTCCACAGTTTTATCCAAAACCGTCATTCATTTTCCTGGGGGGAACGTGAAGCCTTTAGCTCATCTCACCACGGTCTATGTGGCAGATGATAAGGATCCAGCAGGAGCTGGCATAATGTTAGCGAATGCATTAGGGTATTTTAAGCAACTTGGGATTCGCGTCAAATTAGAAACATTTAATTCCGGAGCTGATGAGTTTAATTCCTTGGCAGCCAATCAAATCGACGTCGCCCGGGGTCTCATCTCGGCGGCATTTTTTAACTCGTATTCCCAAGGTCTGCCGGTCTACTTAGTGGCTGACGGGGGACATAATTTGCCGGGACGACCGTATTTTGCCCTGGTTTTGCGTAAGAGCTTACAAGGTCGCATTAAAACATATTCCCAGTTAAAAGGACTAAAAATTGGTTTGGTATCCTTTGGCAATGTCAATCAGCTATTCTTAGACCGGGCTCTGGCTAAAGGGCATCTGACTAACCATGATGTACATCTGGTGGTTGTCGACTCGTTTTCCGATTTAGTCACAGCGATGGGCAATGGAGCGGTTGATGGTGCCATGTTGGTAGAACCGGATATTTACCGGGCGACGTCCGAAGGTATTGGCTTTGTATTTAAAGATCCGACACAATATGCTCCGCAAGAAGAAGCTTCGACATTGATGTTTTCCTCAAATTTTGTTAAGGATACCCCTGTCGCACGGCGATTCATTTTAGCGTATCTCGAAGGGGTTCGGTATTTTGATACGCACTTTGTCTATTCGCATCAGGGAGAAAATAGGGTGCTTCACATCATTAGCCAGGATTCTGGGGATCCTGTGTCACTACTTACCCATATCAATCCAGCAGGACTTTCTCCATATGGCACCTTTTCTGTGGCTCAAGTGCAACAAGACGAAAATTGGTACCAACAATATGGAACCGTGACCCATAATGTTCCCGCCACCAAATTGGTCAACTTAAGTTTTGTCAAATGGGCGGATCAAATTCTTGGACCATACCATTATCCAAAGAATCCCCATCCCTAA